A stretch of Chitinophaga caeni DNA encodes these proteins:
- a CDS encoding KpsF/GutQ family sugar-phosphate isomerase: protein MKQTMNENISSIALKTIALEAAAIDNLQGYINEEFEQCVKLLANCTGRIVITGIGKSAIVAQKIVATLNSTGSPALFMHAADAIHGDLGMIGPQDVVIIISKSGESPEIKVLVPLVKGFGNIIIAIAGKKDSYLAQSADYLLDTTVSQEACPNNLAPTTSTTAQMVMGDTLAVCLMELKGFTAADFAKYHPGGTLGKRLYLKVGDLSRLNAKPKVSLQSSLREVIVEISSKMLGVTAVLDEKQHLAGIITDGDLRRMLEKNEATQHLTAKDIMSTQPKTIQQSELAVNALELMRQNNITQLLVMDGPGYAGIIHLHDLIREGII from the coding sequence ATGAAACAAACGATGAATGAAAATATTTCGTCGATTGCCTTAAAAACCATCGCGTTAGAGGCAGCTGCCATCGACAACCTGCAAGGGTATATCAACGAAGAATTTGAGCAATGTGTGAAATTGTTGGCCAATTGCACCGGTAGAATTGTGATTACCGGTATCGGCAAAAGCGCCATCGTTGCCCAAAAAATTGTTGCCACGCTCAATTCCACCGGCTCCCCGGCACTCTTTATGCATGCTGCGGATGCTATCCATGGCGACTTGGGAATGATCGGACCGCAAGACGTGGTTATCATCATTTCCAAAAGTGGCGAATCTCCTGAAATTAAAGTTTTAGTTCCATTAGTAAAAGGTTTTGGTAATATAATTATTGCCATCGCTGGAAAAAAGGACTCCTACCTAGCGCAATCGGCTGACTACCTGTTAGATACTACCGTGAGCCAGGAAGCCTGTCCTAATAACCTGGCGCCAACTACCAGTACTACCGCGCAAATGGTTATGGGAGATACCCTCGCCGTTTGCTTAATGGAACTCAAGGGGTTTACAGCCGCGGATTTTGCCAAATATCATCCCGGTGGAACCCTTGGTAAAAGATTATACCTGAAAGTAGGTGATTTAAGTAGATTAAATGCCAAGCCTAAAGTATCTTTACAGAGTTCCTTACGGGAAGTAATCGTGGAAATTTCATCCAAAATGTTGGGTGTAACAGCTGTTTTAGATGAAAAGCAACATTTAGCCGGGATCATCACTGATGGTGACCTTAGGAGAATGCTAGAGAAAAACGAGGCAACTCAACATCTCACCGCAAAAGACATCATGTCCACCCAACCGAAAACGATTCAGCAAAGTGAATTGGCCGTCAATGCTTTAGAATTGATGCGCCAAAACAACATTACGCAGTTATTGGTAATGGACGGCCCGGGTTACGCAGGAATTATTCATTTACATGACCTTATAAGGGAAGGAATTATTTAA
- the recQ gene encoding DNA helicase RecQ: MADAKVSLLDALQEHFGFESFKGNQEPIINSILANKDTFVIMPTGGGKSLCYQLPALMSPGCALIVSPLIALMKNQVDLVRSYSSKDNVAHFLNSTLTKAQIKKVRTDLLSGKTKMLYVAPETLTKQENIDFFKDLEISFIAVDEAHCISEWGHDFRPEYRRLKEMIEQINDDLPIIALTATATPKVQSDIVKNLGLREPEIFISSFNRPNLYYEIRQKRKKDQTIKDIVKFIHLHKGKSGIIYTLNRKTTEELASMLSANGIKAVAYHAGLDAGTRAQRQDMFLHEEVEVIVATIAFGMGIDKPDVRFVIHYNIPKSLENYYQETGRAGRDGLEGICVCFYSHKDVQKLEHLMRDKPLSEREMGAQLINETVAYAESAVCRRKVILHYFGEPLEEENCGNCDNCRNPKEKIEVKNRVVIVLKALKELGERFGSEYVVNVIMGNINPQITTYKHDKLAVFGSGKEFDAHFWNSLIRQMMLEGLIEKDIEEYGLLKIKDKGRSFLKKPYSIMVALNHQFDEEAAEDDEEIAAGAQASADSVLFEMLKDLRKTVAKEKNLPPFVIFLETSLEDMATHYPTTTQELEKIQGVSKGKAIRYGKQFLEVITKYVEENDIVKPDDFVMKSVVNKSGLKVFIIQNIDKKIPLETIAKNKELSMSKLLDEMETIVASGTKLNLDYCLDEELDDYAQDEILEYFKNCETSSLALAREELIDSNYTLEQLKLMRIKFLVVYGN; the protein is encoded by the coding sequence ATGGCCGATGCTAAGGTAAGTTTGTTGGATGCTTTACAGGAACATTTCGGGTTTGAATCCTTTAAAGGGAACCAGGAGCCTATTATCAACAGTATCCTTGCCAACAAGGACACTTTTGTAATTATGCCTACCGGGGGAGGGAAATCGCTATGCTATCAATTGCCGGCCCTGATGAGCCCCGGATGCGCTTTAATTGTATCCCCGCTCATCGCGCTCATGAAAAACCAGGTAGACCTGGTTCGTTCATATAGCAGCAAAGATAATGTTGCCCACTTTTTGAACTCTACGCTCACGAAAGCGCAGATAAAGAAAGTTAGGACAGATCTGCTTTCAGGTAAAACAAAAATGTTATACGTAGCTCCAGAAACTTTAACAAAACAAGAAAATATCGACTTTTTCAAAGATCTGGAGATCTCCTTCATCGCGGTAGATGAAGCGCACTGTATATCCGAATGGGGGCACGATTTCCGCCCGGAATACCGCCGTTTAAAGGAAATGATCGAGCAGATCAATGATGATTTACCTATTATTGCCCTCACGGCTACCGCCACGCCGAAAGTGCAAAGTGATATTGTTAAAAACCTGGGATTGCGTGAGCCGGAAATATTTATTTCTTCCTTTAACCGTCCCAACCTTTATTACGAAATCCGCCAAAAGCGTAAAAAAGATCAAACGATCAAGGATATCGTCAAGTTTATCCATCTACATAAAGGGAAAAGCGGGATCATTTATACCCTCAACCGTAAAACCACGGAGGAATTGGCCAGCATGCTTTCAGCTAATGGCATCAAGGCCGTGGCTTACCATGCCGGTTTAGACGCCGGTACCCGGGCCCAGAGGCAGGATATGTTCCTGCATGAAGAAGTTGAAGTTATCGTGGCCACCATTGCCTTCGGTATGGGTATCGATAAACCGGATGTTCGATTCGTAATCCATTATAACATTCCCAAAAGCTTGGAAAACTATTACCAGGAAACCGGGCGTGCCGGGAGGGACGGATTGGAAGGTATCTGCGTTTGTTTCTATTCCCATAAAGATGTACAAAAGCTGGAACACCTCATGCGCGATAAGCCGCTGAGCGAACGCGAGATGGGTGCGCAGTTAATCAACGAAACCGTGGCCTACGCGGAAAGCGCTGTTTGCCGCCGCAAGGTGATTTTACACTACTTCGGGGAGCCATTAGAGGAAGAGAACTGTGGAAACTGCGATAATTGTAGGAACCCGAAAGAGAAAATCGAGGTGAAAAACCGGGTGGTGATCGTTCTGAAAGCGCTCAAGGAACTAGGCGAAAGATTTGGTTCTGAATATGTTGTAAACGTGATTATGGGTAACATTAACCCGCAAATCACTACGTACAAACATGATAAATTAGCTGTTTTCGGCTCCGGTAAGGAGTTCGATGCGCACTTCTGGAATTCCCTTATCCGCCAGATGATGTTGGAAGGTTTGATCGAAAAGGATATCGAGGAATACGGCTTATTGAAAATCAAGGATAAAGGTCGTTCGTTCCTTAAAAAGCCTTATTCTATCATGGTGGCGCTCAATCATCAGTTTGATGAAGAAGCTGCTGAAGATGATGAAGAAATAGCAGCCGGGGCGCAAGCTTCCGCGGATTCAGTGTTATTCGAAATGCTGAAAGATCTCAGGAAGACAGTGGCCAAGGAAAAAAACCTGCCCCCATTCGTTATTTTCCTGGAAACTTCCCTGGAAGATATGGCTACCCATTACCCTACAACGACCCAGGAGCTCGAAAAGATCCAAGGTGTAAGCAAGGGCAAAGCTATCCGCTACGGCAAACAATTCCTGGAAGTAATTACTAAATACGTTGAAGAAAATGATATCGTCAAGCCGGATGACTTCGTCATGAAAAGCGTTGTCAACAAGAGCGGCCTGAAGGTATTTATCATTCAAAATATCGATAAAAAAATCCCGCTGGAAACCATCGCCAAAAACAAGGAGCTTAGTATGAGCAAGCTGTTAGACGAGATGGAAACCATCGTGGCCAGTGGCACCAAGTTGAACCTGGATTACTGCCTCGATGAAGAGTTGGATGATTATGCGCAGGATGAAATACTGGAGTATTTTAAAAACTGTGAAACATCCAGCCTGGCCCTGGCCCGCGAGGAATTAATTGATAGCAATTACACGCTGGAACAATTGAAATTGATGCGTATCAAGTTCTTGGTTGTGTACGGAAACTAA
- a CDS encoding DUF3050 domain-containing protein, protein MEIGKIQEAIAPVREKIIHHPLYASLESFEDIQLFMEHHIFAVWDFMSLLKGLQQSLTCVKVPWVPVGSPNTRYFINEIVTGEESDVDAAGNRCSHYELYLQAMQQAGANTEAILSLVAAAQAGIPIQTAISEANLPADIKGFLKFTFDTIESNQPHLMAAVFTFGREDLIPGMFHELVKDMHQKFPGKLDIFQYYLERHIEVDGDHHSILSMQMVAELCGDDARLWKEAEAAAITALEWRYRLWTAVLEEKSKILS, encoded by the coding sequence ATGGAAATAGGAAAAATTCAGGAAGCCATTGCCCCGGTGAGGGAGAAGATAATACACCATCCATTATATGCTTCGTTGGAGTCTTTTGAAGATATTCAACTGTTCATGGAGCATCATATTTTTGCCGTTTGGGATTTCATGTCCTTGCTGAAAGGGCTCCAGCAATCCTTAACCTGTGTAAAGGTGCCTTGGGTTCCCGTAGGCAGTCCTAATACCCGCTATTTTATCAATGAAATAGTAACGGGGGAGGAGAGTGATGTAGATGCGGCGGGCAACCGTTGCAGCCATTACGAGCTCTATTTGCAGGCTATGCAACAAGCGGGCGCCAATACGGAGGCTATCCTTTCCCTGGTAGCAGCAGCGCAAGCCGGTATTCCTATTCAAACGGCTATTTCCGAAGCCAATTTACCAGCAGATATTAAAGGTTTTTTAAAGTTTACTTTTGATACGATCGAAAGTAATCAGCCCCATTTAATGGCTGCCGTGTTTACATTCGGCAGGGAAGATCTCATCCCGGGAATGTTCCACGAACTGGTAAAGGATATGCATCAGAAATTCCCAGGGAAGCTGGATATTTTCCAGTATTACCTAGAGCGTCATATCGAGGTAGATGGCGATCATCATAGCATATTATCCATGCAAATGGTGGCTGAATTATGCGGCGATGATGCAAGGCTTTGGAAGGAAGCGGAAGCCGCTGCAATTACAGCCTTGGAATGGCGCTATCGCTTATGGACAGCGGTTTTAGAAGAAAAATCTAAAATTTTATCCTAA
- a CDS encoding DinB family protein codes for MILTTSKPISNTLSVVMKNFALYNAWANKTMIYWLQSHPEKLMDKETISSFPTIRLTLLHILSCQDFWLSVLEESPQHTPNYELLSTRACFDMLLEQSEQMTAYILSLSDAELSQEVVFTSPWVQGKESRFEYIHHVFNHSTYHRGQIVTMGRNLGITDAPMTDYGYYLTVR; via the coding sequence ATGATTTTAACAACCAGCAAACCGATTTCAAATACGCTTTCCGTTGTAATGAAAAACTTTGCCCTCTATAATGCCTGGGCAAATAAAACCATGATATATTGGTTACAATCCCATCCAGAAAAACTAATGGATAAGGAAACCATTTCCAGCTTTCCGACGATCCGTTTAACCTTATTGCATATCCTCAGTTGCCAGGATTTTTGGTTGAGCGTACTCGAAGAAAGCCCACAACATACCCCGAACTACGAATTACTGTCAACAAGGGCTTGTTTTGATATGCTCTTAGAACAATCAGAGCAGATGACAGCATATATCCTATCACTTTCAGATGCTGAATTGAGCCAGGAAGTTGTCTTCACATCTCCTTGGGTACAAGGAAAAGAATCCAGGTTTGAATATATCCACCATGTATTTAATCATAGCACTTATCACCGTGGACAAATTGTAACAATGGGCAGGAATTTAGGCATTACGGATGCTCCTATGACGGATTACGGGTATTATTTGACTGTTAGATAA
- the rpiA gene encoding ribose-5-phosphate isomerase RpiA has protein sequence MEINLAKKAAGEKAAEYVESGMNIGLGTGSTVYYTILKLGEQVKSGMKLKAIATSLATEKLAKECGIPIVDFSATQELDLTIDGADEVDGKWNLIKGGGGALMREKIVAAASREFIVVVDASKKVDYLGKFPLPVEVIPFGWEVTLKHIKALCRTAYLRTKGAEIFVTDNNNYIVDMPIKSIISPKQLELQLREIPGVAVTGLFIGMASKVIVGETDGKVVEL, from the coding sequence ATGGAAATCAATCTCGCGAAAAAAGCAGCGGGCGAAAAGGCTGCTGAATATGTAGAAAGCGGAATGAATATAGGCTTGGGTACCGGTAGTACCGTCTATTATACTATTTTAAAACTTGGTGAACAAGTAAAATCTGGGATGAAGTTAAAAGCAATAGCGACTTCTCTTGCAACGGAAAAACTGGCCAAGGAATGCGGCATTCCAATAGTTGACTTTTCTGCTACCCAGGAACTTGACTTGACAATAGATGGGGCTGATGAAGTGGATGGGAAATGGAATTTAATAAAAGGTGGCGGTGGCGCTTTGATGAGGGAGAAGATCGTTGCGGCGGCGAGCAGGGAGTTTATTGTAGTGGTGGATGCTTCAAAAAAGGTGGATTATTTAGGTAAATTTCCATTGCCTGTTGAAGTGATTCCTTTTGGCTGGGAAGTGACATTAAAGCATATTAAAGCACTGTGCCGAACAGCATATTTAAGGACGAAAGGAGCAGAAATTTTTGTAACGGATAATAACAATTATATAGTTGATATGCCAATTAAATCGATTATTAGTCCAAAACAATTGGAGCTGCAACTCCGGGAGATACCTGGGGTTGCAGTTACAGGCTTGTTTATCGGTATGGCAAGTAAAGTAATTGTAGGAGAAACCGATGGTAAGGTCGTAGAATTATAA
- a CDS encoding MFS transporter, which produces MSPGKNQHGSAMWRYKAILSGTIGNLVEWYDWYVYTTFALYFAPVFFPGDNKTVQLLNTAAIFAVGFLMRPLGGWIFGKMADQKGRKTSMTLSVLLMSFGSMLIAFTPGYHSIGIMAPVLLLVARLLQGLSVGGEYGSSATYLSEIAPASRRGFFSSFQYVTLIGGQLLALSIQVLLQKVILTHEQLASWGWRIPFVIGALLAIVALYMRKNMEESLHLSPKVQEKGSLKLLLKQHPKAVFTVVGLTLGGTLAFYTYTTYMQKFLVNTVHLSIERSSMLTFYLMLIYAAIQPLFGLLSDKIGRKPLLMGFGILGTIFTVPILATLSHVTEEWQAFLLILAALIIVSGYTSINAVVKAELFPAQIRALGVGLPYALTVAIFGGTAETVALYCKKIGHEQYFYFYVATCIFISLIVYTLVKDTKTTSYIDHEKH; this is translated from the coding sequence ATGTCACCAGGAAAAAATCAACACGGTAGCGCTATGTGGAGATATAAAGCCATTCTCTCCGGAACCATCGGAAACCTTGTAGAGTGGTATGATTGGTATGTATACACGACATTCGCTTTGTATTTCGCACCGGTCTTCTTTCCCGGCGATAATAAAACGGTGCAACTACTGAATACGGCAGCTATATTCGCCGTTGGCTTCTTAATGCGTCCTTTAGGCGGTTGGATCTTCGGAAAAATGGCCGATCAAAAAGGAAGGAAAACTTCGATGACGCTTTCCGTATTGTTGATGTCTTTCGGTTCTATGCTGATTGCTTTTACTCCCGGATATCATTCCATCGGTATCATGGCGCCGGTTTTACTTTTAGTTGCCAGGTTATTACAAGGCTTATCCGTAGGAGGTGAATATGGTTCTTCTGCAACTTATTTAAGTGAAATTGCCCCCGCGAGCAGGAGGGGCTTCTTTTCCAGTTTTCAATATGTTACATTGATCGGGGGACAATTACTTGCGCTTAGCATACAGGTTTTATTACAAAAAGTAATTTTAACCCACGAACAACTCGCCAGTTGGGGTTGGAGAATCCCATTCGTAATTGGGGCATTATTAGCCATCGTTGCTTTGTATATGAGGAAAAACATGGAAGAATCATTGCATCTCTCTCCGAAAGTGCAAGAAAAAGGCTCTCTAAAACTCCTACTCAAACAACATCCCAAAGCGGTTTTCACAGTCGTGGGCCTTACCTTGGGAGGAACACTTGCATTTTATACTTACACGACGTATATGCAAAAATTTCTCGTCAACACGGTACATCTTAGTATTGAAAGGTCCAGCATGTTAACGTTTTACTTAATGTTGATATACGCAGCTATTCAACCTTTATTCGGGTTACTGTCGGATAAGATTGGCAGGAAACCACTCTTGATGGGTTTTGGAATACTCGGTACGATATTTACCGTGCCTATTTTAGCAACTTTAAGTCATGTAACTGAAGAATGGCAAGCATTTTTATTGATTCTTGCTGCCTTGATTATCGTAAGTGGATATACTTCGATAAATGCCGTCGTGAAAGCAGAACTATTTCCTGCTCAAATTAGAGCCTTAGGTGTGGGCTTGCCATATGCACTTACGGTAGCTATTTTCGGCGGTACCGCTGAAACGGTGGCGCTATATTGTAAAAAAATCGGGCATGAACAGTATTTCTATTTTTATGTAGCAACTTGCATTTTTATCTCGCTAATTGTTTATACACTCGTAAAAGATACAAAGACTACTTCTTATATAGATCACGAAAAACACTAG
- a CDS encoding PAS domain S-box protein: protein MQRKFMFIHQIDHQIDNGITEAILNTIDEGILLVSNEGIIKGCNRQALEIIKLSSDQVLGKSYKDEMWIATTEELMPISSEQFPIATSIKSGSPVKNFVMGLKVDKVSIWINVNTHILEIKNERFILASFYDISEPIRARRSLQMLTNQLIEKDKQLLIDQKFTNAFHYASIGIALVTDTGLFVDVNNSLCQMLGYSKEELLSLNFQSLTHPGDLEIDLDFVRKMLNNELDTYQMEKRYYHKNGSIIWVLLSVSMVRDPYSPMFISQIVNISEHKKLIDDLNSNNIILGRTSGELQRRVNQLSEFNQIVAHNLRGAAGNIISLLGLMKDSRDEQERMMYFPYLEQSSKALMDILNNLIKLLHVRLNNEPVNQEMLNINKSIDQCIYQLYQEIHSSKAMIRMDLQVLHVKYNKAYLDSIIYNLLSNAIKYAKRDTAPIILISTYKKDGACYLDVADNGMGIDLDRFGDQLYKANKNFHKTKNSHGFGLYILKNQLDAMNSEITVESALGKGTKFTVRL from the coding sequence TTGCAGAGAAAGTTCATGTTTATACATCAAATAGACCATCAAATCGATAATGGCATAACCGAAGCCATCTTAAATACCATAGACGAAGGAATCCTACTGGTTAGTAATGAAGGGATTATCAAGGGTTGTAATCGACAAGCATTAGAAATAATAAAATTATCGTCAGACCAAGTTCTCGGTAAATCATATAAGGATGAGATGTGGATAGCTACTACAGAAGAATTGATGCCGATTTCTTCCGAACAATTCCCGATAGCCACCTCGATAAAAAGCGGATCCCCTGTAAAGAATTTTGTCATGGGTTTAAAGGTGGATAAGGTTAGCATATGGATCAATGTAAATACGCACATCCTTGAAATAAAAAACGAACGATTTATCCTTGCTTCTTTCTATGATATTTCTGAACCGATAAGAGCCAGGCGCTCTTTGCAAATGTTGACAAATCAATTAATAGAAAAAGATAAACAACTATTAATTGATCAGAAATTTACAAATGCATTCCATTATGCGAGCATCGGGATTGCCCTAGTTACGGATACAGGATTATTTGTTGATGTAAATAATTCACTGTGCCAGATGCTGGGTTATTCTAAAGAAGAATTGTTGAGCTTAAATTTTCAATCATTAACGCACCCCGGCGATCTAGAGATCGATTTAGACTTTGTTCGGAAAATGCTAAACAATGAATTGGATACTTACCAAATGGAAAAGCGGTATTACCATAAGAATGGAAGTATTATATGGGTCTTATTATCAGTATCGATGGTACGGGATCCATATTCACCAATGTTTATATCGCAGATAGTCAATATATCAGAACATAAAAAGTTGATAGATGACTTAAACAGCAATAACATCATCCTGGGGAGAACATCCGGGGAATTACAAAGGAGAGTGAACCAACTCAGTGAATTCAATCAAATAGTTGCACATAATTTAAGGGGCGCCGCTGGAAATATTATTTCATTATTGGGGTTAATGAAAGATAGTCGTGATGAACAAGAACGCATGATGTACTTTCCATACTTGGAACAATCCAGTAAGGCCTTGATGGATATATTGAATAACTTGATAAAACTGTTACATGTAAGATTAAATAATGAACCGGTTAATCAAGAAATGCTGAACATCAATAAAAGTATTGATCAATGTATATATCAATTATATCAAGAAATTCATTCCTCGAAAGCAATGATCCGGATGGATCTACAGGTTTTGCATGTTAAGTATAACAAAGCTTATTTAGATAGTATTATTTATAATCTACTGAGTAATGCGATTAAATATGCAAAAAGGGATACCGCCCCTATTATCTTGATATCAACTTATAAAAAAGACGGCGCATGTTATTTAGATGTTGCCGATAATGGGATGGGAATAGATTTAGATAGGTTTGGTGACCAATTATATAAAGCTAATAAGAATTTTCATAAAACTAAAAATAGCCATGGCTTTGGTCTTTATATATTGAAGAATCAACTGGATGCAATGAATAGCGAGATTACAGTTGAAAGTGCTTTGGGTAAAGGCACGAAATTTACAGTAAGATTGTAA
- a CDS encoding VOC family protein encodes MIQFERIHHVQLCIPIDAEDQAREFYGTILGLQEIERPLSLQDRPGMWFKMGNIELHIGLEESSLSKRHPAFEVKDIEFTRAYCISKGIKVKDEIPIPGQTRFSIWDPFENRIELLERWK; translated from the coding sequence ATGATTCAGTTCGAGCGGATTCACCATGTACAATTATGTATTCCTATTGATGCGGAAGATCAAGCCAGGGAATTTTATGGAACAATATTAGGCTTGCAAGAAATAGAACGCCCGTTGTCATTGCAAGATAGGCCCGGTATGTGGTTTAAGATGGGAAATATAGAACTACATATAGGGCTTGAAGAAAGCAGTTTATCAAAGCGGCATCCTGCCTTCGAAGTAAAAGATATCGAATTTACCAGGGCATATTGTATTTCGAAGGGGATAAAGGTAAAAGATGAGATTCCTATCCCCGGTCAAACCCGTTTTTCTATTTGGGATCCATTTGAGAATAGGATTGAATTGTTGGAGAGGTGGAAATAA
- a CDS encoding terpene synthase family protein, with protein sequence MNTQLNQLCILYGKALQQELNNLLDTFQFLSKEEIEHYKSMNIGIIAANLYPDAQFERLQTISRLLLWMLLCKDVYSFYSSKQLKPIHQCYLLAFEGKPNAACDDELCMLIQTLGAEVRKFASTSCWYRFIFHFNDYLKGIRWMTDIKQSTVCPVFSKYIVQCEQYSFTHMLIDFMEIAIGAPLSTNILHSSLYQRHINISNRALMISMELQPRDQFPGSLRWNFEDCLSKKQQLSYQVAFHDLENLRTKLLEENLRQQEELQGVFRREKLLDEYLLTFQQMIYSLSPDWNNNIDIS encoded by the coding sequence ATGAATACACAACTCAACCAACTCTGCATCTTGTACGGAAAGGCGCTACAACAAGAATTAAATAATTTACTAGACACTTTTCAATTTTTAAGCAAGGAAGAAATAGAACATTACAAGTCAATGAATATCGGTATAATAGCCGCTAATTTATACCCCGATGCGCAATTTGAAAGATTGCAAACAATATCGAGATTATTATTGTGGATGCTTCTTTGCAAGGATGTATACAGTTTTTATTCCTCCAAGCAATTGAAACCGATACATCAATGTTACCTATTAGCCTTCGAAGGTAAACCTAATGCTGCATGCGATGATGAATTATGCATGCTCATACAAACTCTAGGTGCGGAAGTGCGGAAGTTTGCCAGTACCTCTTGTTGGTACCGTTTTATATTTCATTTCAATGATTATTTGAAAGGTATCCGCTGGATGACCGATATTAAGCAATCCACCGTTTGCCCTGTATTTTCTAAGTATATCGTGCAATGCGAACAATATTCTTTTACGCATATGTTGATAGATTTCATGGAAATTGCGATCGGCGCTCCCCTATCAACAAATATTTTGCATTCAAGTTTGTACCAAAGGCATATAAACATTTCTAACAGGGCCTTGATGATTAGTATGGAACTACAGCCAAGAGATCAATTTCCCGGCAGCCTAAGATGGAATTTTGAAGATTGCCTGAGTAAAAAGCAGCAGCTGTCTTACCAGGTTGCTTTCCATGATTTAGAAAATTTACGCACCAAATTACTGGAAGAAAATTTAAGGCAACAGGAAGAGCTGCAAGGAGTATTCAGGAGGGAAAAATTGCTGGATGAGTACCTATTAACGTTCCAGCAAATGATTTATTCCTTAAGTCCTGATTGGAATAATAATATTGATATATCATAA
- a CDS encoding CopD family protein, translating into MHYLSIKALHIIFIVTWFAGMFYIVRLFVYNTEAQTEVEPKKSILQEQFTIMIKRLWYGITWPSAIITLILGPYLLYQYGTIQPWMWVKLGFVLALYLYHLSLHKLVKEQQNGIFRYSSTQLRIWNEVATVLLVAIVFLVVLKSLAGLAWGISGLMAFTLLLLLAIRIYKKIRDRKSK; encoded by the coding sequence ATGCATTATTTATCGATCAAAGCATTACATATCATTTTCATTGTGACCTGGTTTGCCGGTATGTTTTATATAGTAAGGCTATTTGTTTATAATACTGAAGCGCAAACCGAAGTAGAGCCGAAGAAAAGCATCTTACAGGAACAGTTCACCATCATGATTAAGCGTTTATGGTACGGGATTACTTGGCCCTCTGCAATTATCACGTTAATTTTAGGCCCATATTTATTATATCAATACGGTACTATACAACCCTGGATGTGGGTTAAATTAGGGTTTGTACTTGCTTTATATTTATATCATCTTTCTTTACATAAACTTGTAAAGGAGCAGCAAAATGGTATTTTTAGATATTCTTCCACGCAGTTAAGAATTTGGAATGAAGTAGCCACCGTGCTATTAGTGGCTATTGTATTCTTAGTCGTATTAAAAAGCCTTGCAGGTTTAGCATGGGGGATTAGTGGCTTGATGGCCTTCACTTTATTGCTTTTACTTGCTATCAGGATTTATAAAAAGATACGGGATCGTAAATCTAAATAG